In the genome of Gordonia rubripertincta, one region contains:
- a CDS encoding amidase — protein MGEYLGADATALAGLVASGEVTAAELLDLARARAAAVNPDLNAIVIPIEAEADHRARTELTGPFAGVPFLIKDLAQDYRGYPTTRGSRSLARHVATEHATVVRRFLDAGLVVFGKTNTPEFGSKAITESVLWGPARNPWNLDVTPGGSSGGSAAAVAAGVVPAAGANDGGGSIRIPAACTGLVGLKASRGLMPFGPATGEPLFGMGVEGVVTRTVRDAAALYDAIIGPTASSTYPAPLHTESFTTRIASPPRLLRIGYTTRSAINPAPHPEAVAAVEHAAKLLTELGHQVDEVDPPHDDAELARDFLEIWFAKAAAQVDEARRLSGAGDADFEADTLALAEIGRAAGVVPLFRALDHVNHHVRALERFHETHDLLLTPTLAVPPPAVGSMTTPPLLQQAARLAARARIGKVMSRVGIVDQLVEENLGWVPYTQLANMTGRPAISVPLHWTGTGLPLGVQFVGRLGADGDLLALAASLEDAAPWFHRYADISM, from the coding sequence ATGGGTGAATACCTCGGCGCCGACGCGACCGCCCTCGCCGGACTCGTCGCATCGGGTGAGGTCACGGCTGCCGAACTCCTCGACCTGGCCCGGGCCCGTGCCGCCGCGGTGAACCCGGACCTGAACGCCATCGTCATCCCGATCGAGGCCGAGGCCGACCACCGGGCCCGCACGGAGTTGACCGGGCCGTTCGCCGGCGTCCCCTTCCTGATCAAGGACCTCGCCCAGGACTACCGCGGCTATCCGACGACGCGTGGCTCTCGATCGTTGGCGCGGCACGTCGCCACCGAGCACGCGACGGTCGTCCGGCGATTCCTCGATGCGGGTCTGGTCGTCTTCGGGAAGACCAACACCCCGGAGTTCGGTTCGAAGGCGATCACCGAATCCGTCCTGTGGGGTCCGGCGCGCAACCCCTGGAACCTCGACGTGACCCCCGGCGGCTCGTCCGGGGGCAGCGCCGCGGCCGTGGCCGCGGGCGTCGTGCCCGCGGCCGGCGCGAACGACGGCGGCGGCTCGATCCGCATCCCGGCGGCATGTACCGGGCTCGTCGGACTGAAGGCGTCACGCGGCCTGATGCCGTTCGGGCCCGCCACCGGCGAGCCGCTCTTCGGGATGGGCGTCGAGGGTGTCGTGACCCGCACGGTGCGCGATGCGGCCGCCCTCTACGACGCGATCATCGGCCCCACCGCGTCGTCGACCTATCCCGCCCCCCTCCACACCGAGTCGTTCACGACGCGGATCGCCTCTCCACCGCGGCTGCTGCGGATCGGTTACACCACACGTTCGGCCATCAACCCAGCACCGCACCCCGAAGCGGTGGCGGCCGTCGAACACGCCGCGAAACTGCTCACCGAACTCGGCCACCAGGTCGACGAGGTGGACCCGCCGCACGACGATGCGGAGCTTGCCCGCGACTTCCTCGAGATCTGGTTCGCCAAGGCGGCCGCCCAGGTCGACGAGGCGCGGCGCCTGTCCGGTGCCGGCGACGCCGACTTCGAGGCGGACACTCTCGCCCTCGCCGAGATCGGCCGGGCGGCCGGGGTGGTGCCGCTCTTCCGCGCGCTCGACCACGTCAACCACCACGTTCGTGCTCTGGAACGCTTCCACGAGACCCACGACCTGCTCCTGACCCCGACCCTCGCCGTCCCGCCGCCGGCCGTCGGGTCGATGACGACCCCGCCGCTCCTCCAGCAGGCGGCGCGGCTCGCGGCCCGCGCCCGCATCGGCAAGGTGATGTCGCGGGTGGGGATCGTCGACCAGCTCGTCGAGGAGAATCTCGGCTGGGTGCCCTACACCCAGCTGGCGAACATGACCGGACGTCCGGCGATCAGCGTGCCCCTGCACTGGACCGGGACCGGGCTCCCGCTCGGCGTCCAGTTCGTCGGCCGTCTGGGCGCCGACGGTGACCTCCTGGCTCTCGCCGCATCCCTCGAGGACGCCGCGCCGTGGTTCCACCGGTACGCCGACATCTCGATGTGA
- a CDS encoding family 1 encapsulin nanocompartment shell protein, with protein sequence MNNLHRELAPISEAAWAEIEEEATRSFKRNIAGRRLVDVKGPMGQDTAAVTLGHRSKIDSPADGIQAFIRRTQSLVELKVPFTVSREAIDDVDRGAQDSDWDPVVEAARQLALAEDRAIFEGYAAASISGIRAEATATPIQLPEDVRDYPEAVSQALTTLRLASVDGPYSVAMSAEVYTQVNETSNHGYPIRQHIQRLLDGDIVWAPAIRGAFVMSTRGGDFELTIGQDVSIGYDSHDADVVNLYFQESFTYLTHTGEAAVALFGG encoded by the coding sequence ATGAACAACCTGCACCGCGAGCTCGCCCCCATCTCCGAGGCCGCCTGGGCAGAGATCGAGGAGGAGGCCACCCGGTCGTTCAAGCGGAACATCGCCGGTCGCCGACTCGTCGACGTGAAGGGACCGATGGGTCAGGACACCGCAGCCGTCACCCTGGGCCACCGCAGCAAGATCGACTCCCCGGCCGACGGCATCCAGGCCTTCATCCGCCGAACCCAGTCGCTGGTCGAGCTGAAGGTACCGTTCACCGTCTCCCGTGAGGCCATCGACGACGTCGACCGCGGCGCTCAGGACTCCGACTGGGATCCGGTCGTCGAAGCCGCGCGCCAACTCGCGCTCGCCGAGGACCGAGCGATCTTCGAGGGTTACGCCGCCGCATCGATCAGCGGTATCCGCGCCGAGGCCACGGCGACCCCGATCCAGCTGCCCGAGGACGTCCGCGACTACCCCGAAGCCGTCAGCCAGGCACTCACCACTCTGCGGCTCGCCTCCGTCGACGGGCCGTACTCCGTCGCCATGTCGGCGGAGGTGTACACACAGGTGAACGAGACGTCGAACCACGGCTACCCCATCCGCCAGCACATCCAGCGGCTCCTCGACGGGGACATCGTCTGGGCGCCGGCCATCCGCGGCGCATTCGTCATGAGCACCCGCGGCGGCGACTTCGAGCTGACCATCGGCCAGGACGTGTCGATCGGCTACGACTCCCACGACGCCGACGTGGTGAATCTGTACTTCCAGGAATCGTTCACCTACCTCACCCACACCGGGGAGGCAGCCGTCGCCCTCTTCGGCGGCTGA
- a CDS encoding FAD-binding dehydrogenase, which produces MTKQVADAVVVGAGLAGLVATYELTKAGRRVVVVDQENRRNLGGQAFWSLGGLFMVDTPEQRRLGITDSADLALQDWMGSAGFDRDDEDYWPRQWARAYVDFAATEKRQYLHDLGLRITPIVGWAERGGGFADGHGNSVPRFHLTWGTGPEVVRIFAEPVLEAEKRGLVEFRFRHRVDELVVEDGAAVGVRGATLAPTDLDRGKASNRDVVGDFEIRAGAVIVTSGGIGHNHDLIRKNWPVDRLGPAPKTMISGVPAHVDGRMLEISEDAGANIVNRDRMWHYTEGIHNWDPIWPDHAIRIIPGPSSLWLDANGNRLAPPNFPGFDTNSTMKAILAAGHDYSWFILTQSIVEKEFMLSGSEQNPDITSKDLKLAAKSRLAKGAPGPVDAFVRNGIDFVVADNLPELVSGMNAIARGPELDLALIERVISARDAEVENKFSKDAQLMAINNARQFIGDRIVRVAKPHRILDPAHGPLIAVRLNILTRKTLGGLETNLDSQVLRPDGSAFDGLFAAGEVAGFGGGGVHGYNALEGTFLGGCIFSGRAAGRAVARS; this is translated from the coding sequence GTGACGAAGCAGGTGGCCGACGCGGTGGTCGTCGGTGCGGGTCTGGCGGGTCTGGTCGCGACATACGAGCTCACCAAGGCGGGCCGACGCGTGGTGGTGGTCGATCAGGAGAACCGCAGAAATCTTGGCGGACAGGCCTTCTGGTCGCTGGGCGGACTGTTCATGGTGGACACCCCCGAACAGCGCAGGCTCGGCATCACCGACTCCGCCGACCTCGCTCTGCAGGACTGGATGGGGTCGGCGGGCTTCGACCGCGACGACGAGGACTACTGGCCGCGTCAGTGGGCCCGGGCCTACGTCGACTTCGCCGCCACCGAGAAGCGGCAGTATCTGCACGATCTCGGGCTGCGCATCACCCCGATCGTCGGCTGGGCCGAACGCGGCGGCGGCTTCGCCGACGGACACGGCAACTCCGTGCCGCGCTTCCACCTCACCTGGGGCACCGGACCCGAAGTGGTCCGGATCTTCGCCGAACCGGTCCTCGAGGCCGAAAAACGTGGGCTGGTCGAGTTCCGGTTCCGGCATCGGGTCGACGAACTGGTCGTCGAAGACGGTGCCGCCGTGGGCGTGCGGGGAGCCACCCTCGCGCCGACCGACCTCGATCGCGGCAAGGCGTCGAACCGCGATGTGGTGGGCGACTTCGAGATTCGTGCCGGAGCGGTGATCGTGACGTCCGGCGGCATCGGCCACAACCACGACCTCATCCGCAAGAACTGGCCGGTCGACCGTCTCGGTCCTGCACCGAAGACGATGATCTCTGGCGTCCCGGCGCATGTCGACGGCCGCATGCTGGAGATCAGCGAGGATGCCGGCGCAAACATCGTCAACCGCGACCGCATGTGGCACTACACCGAGGGCATCCACAACTGGGACCCGATCTGGCCCGACCACGCCATCCGGATCATCCCGGGACCGTCGTCGCTGTGGCTCGACGCGAACGGCAACCGCCTCGCACCGCCGAACTTCCCCGGCTTCGACACGAACTCGACGATGAAGGCGATCCTCGCCGCCGGCCACGACTACTCGTGGTTCATCCTCACCCAGTCCATCGTCGAGAAGGAGTTCATGCTGTCGGGTTCCGAACAGAACCCCGACATCACCTCCAAGGATCTGAAGCTCGCCGCGAAGAGCCGACTCGCCAAGGGGGCCCCCGGACCGGTGGATGCCTTCGTGCGCAACGGCATCGACTTCGTGGTCGCCGACAACCTGCCCGAACTGGTCAGCGGGATGAACGCGATCGCACGCGGCCCTGAACTGGACCTCGCGCTCATCGAACGCGTCATCTCGGCCCGCGACGCCGAGGTGGAGAACAAGTTCTCCAAGGACGCCCAGCTGATGGCGATCAACAACGCGCGACAGTTCATCGGCGACAGGATCGTTCGAGTGGCCAAGCCCCACCGCATCCTCGACCCCGCGCACGGTCCGCTGATCGCGGTGCGGCTCAACATCCTCACCCGCAAGACCCTCGGCGGCCTCGAGACCAACCTCGACTCACAGGTGCTCCGCCCCGATGGCAGCGCCTTCGACGGCCTGTTCGCGGCCGGCGAGGTCGCGGGTTTCGGTGGCGGCGGTGTGCACGGTTACAACGCCCTCGAGGGCACCTTCCTGGGCGGGTGCATCTTCTCCGGGCGTGCAGCCGGACGGGCCGTCGCGCGCAGCTGA
- a CDS encoding ABC transporter ATP-binding protein — protein sequence MLTRLISTYLQRYRINIVLVVTLQFVATAAMLYLPSLNADIIDNGVATGDTGYIMRIGGWMLLVSIVQIVATIIAQFFGSRAALGVGRDIRSDLLHRVNSFSAREVGTFGAPSLITRTTNDVQQVQMLIVMCSAILVMAPIMCIGGIVMGIREAPALSWVIAIAVPILGLAMGLVIARMIPGFRAMQERIDSVNRVLREQITGIRVVRAFVREEHERKRFAVANDHLADATLRVGKLMALMFPLVMVITNVTIVAVIWFGGHAVSDGTVEIGALTALMSYVMQILMSVMMASFLAMMAPRAAVCAERITEVLDTETSVHPPVDPIGFAGHPGTVKFDAAEFRYPGADDPVLSGISFEVTPGTTTAIVGSTGSGKTTLLGLVPRLIDATEGKVSVGGTDVKRLDPDELRSVVGLVPQRPYLFSGTIRSNILHGKSDATDDEIWEALRIAQADEFVSAMPDGLDTHVAQGGTTVSGGQRQRLAIARALVRRPAVYLFDDSFSALDLTTDAKLRAALRPATRDASVIVVAQRISTIVDAEQIVVLDRGRIVGIGTHDDLLASCPTYAEIAESQLAMEERA from the coding sequence ATGCTGACCCGCCTCATCAGTACGTACCTGCAGCGGTACCGCATCAACATCGTCCTGGTGGTGACGCTGCAGTTCGTCGCCACCGCGGCGATGCTGTACCTGCCGAGCCTGAACGCCGACATCATCGACAACGGGGTGGCGACCGGCGACACCGGTTACATCATGCGCATCGGCGGCTGGATGCTGCTGGTGAGCATCGTGCAGATCGTGGCGACGATCATCGCCCAGTTCTTCGGGTCTCGGGCCGCGCTCGGGGTGGGCCGCGACATCCGCAGCGACCTGCTGCACCGGGTCAACTCGTTCTCCGCCCGCGAGGTCGGCACGTTCGGCGCCCCGTCGTTGATCACGCGCACCACCAACGACGTCCAGCAGGTGCAGATGCTGATCGTCATGTGCAGCGCGATCCTCGTGATGGCGCCCATCATGTGCATCGGCGGGATCGTGATGGGCATCCGGGAGGCCCCCGCGTTGTCGTGGGTCATCGCGATCGCGGTACCGATCCTCGGCTTGGCGATGGGCCTCGTCATCGCACGCATGATCCCCGGTTTCCGGGCCATGCAGGAACGCATCGACTCGGTGAATCGTGTTCTACGCGAGCAGATCACGGGAATCCGCGTGGTGCGCGCCTTTGTGCGGGAGGAGCACGAGCGCAAGCGTTTCGCCGTCGCCAACGACCACCTCGCCGACGCCACGCTGCGGGTGGGCAAGCTGATGGCGCTGATGTTCCCGCTCGTCATGGTGATCACCAACGTCACGATCGTCGCGGTCATCTGGTTCGGCGGTCACGCCGTCTCCGACGGCACGGTCGAGATCGGCGCTCTCACTGCGCTGATGAGCTACGTCATGCAGATCCTCATGTCGGTGATGATGGCGTCGTTCCTGGCCATGATGGCGCCGCGCGCCGCGGTCTGTGCCGAGCGCATCACCGAGGTCCTCGACACCGAGACCTCGGTGCATCCCCCCGTCGACCCGATCGGCTTCGCCGGCCATCCCGGCACCGTGAAGTTCGACGCAGCCGAGTTCCGCTATCCCGGCGCCGACGACCCGGTGCTGAGTGGCATCAGCTTCGAGGTCACACCGGGGACCACGACGGCCATCGTCGGATCGACCGGGTCCGGCAAGACGACACTCCTCGGACTCGTACCCCGGCTCATCGACGCCACCGAGGGCAAGGTCAGCGTCGGCGGCACCGACGTGAAGCGACTCGACCCCGACGAACTGCGCTCGGTGGTCGGCCTCGTCCCGCAGCGCCCCTACCTCTTCTCCGGCACCATCCGGTCGAACATCCTGCACGGCAAGTCCGACGCCACCGACGACGAGATCTGGGAGGCGCTGCGCATCGCCCAGGCCGACGAGTTCGTATCGGCCATGCCCGACGGCCTCGACACCCACGTCGCCCAGGGCGGCACCACCGTCTCCGGGGGACAGCGACAGCGCCTCGCGATCGCCCGTGCACTCGTCCGGCGCCCCGCCGTCTACCTGTTCGACGACTCGTTCTCGGCGCTCGACCTCACCACCGACGCCAAGCTCCGGGCGGCGCTGCGACCGGCCACCCGCGACGCGTCGGTGATCGTGGTCGCGCAACGCATCTCGACCATCGTCGACGCCGAGCAGATCGTCGTCCTCGACCGCGGCCGAATCGTCGGCATCGGCACACACGACGACCTGCTGGCCTCGTGTCCCACCTACGCTGAGATCGCCGAATCCCAGCTGGCCATGGAGGAGCGCGCATGA
- a CDS encoding Dyp-type peroxidase, which yields MPVPQTILTRKTKSAIFLVLTIDDGGEDTVRDVLEEIPGLNNAVSSRAPEAALAGIVSIGSDAWDRLFDGPRPRSLRPFVPYEGAVHTAPATPADLLVHIKSDQMDLCFELGRLITDALGDAVTVVDEVHGFRYFDLRDLIGFVDGTENPVGQAAIDAITVGDEDPDFAGGSYVAIQRYVHDLSSWNDLSTSEQEAAIGRTKLDNVEMSDDVKPPNSHIALNKVEDENGEEIDVVRDNMPYGDVSGNGENGTFYIAYSAGPDVTEEMLRKMFIGDPPGTYDRLLDFTTAVTGSQFFTPTLDFLEDLPPAPGAAEPAAQTPVRRADGSLGIGSLH from the coding sequence GTGCCCGTGCCGCAGACGATCCTGACGCGTAAGACCAAGTCGGCGATCTTTCTCGTCCTCACCATCGACGACGGTGGCGAGGACACGGTTCGTGATGTGCTCGAGGAGATCCCGGGCCTGAACAATGCGGTGTCCTCGCGCGCCCCGGAGGCCGCGCTGGCCGGCATCGTCTCGATCGGTTCCGACGCCTGGGACCGGTTGTTCGACGGCCCCCGCCCGCGTTCGCTGCGGCCGTTCGTCCCCTACGAGGGCGCGGTCCACACCGCGCCGGCGACCCCCGCGGATCTGCTGGTCCACATCAAGTCCGACCAGATGGACCTGTGCTTCGAGCTCGGCCGCCTCATCACCGACGCCCTCGGCGACGCGGTGACCGTCGTCGACGAGGTGCACGGCTTCCGCTACTTCGACCTGCGTGATCTCATCGGCTTCGTCGACGGCACCGAGAACCCCGTCGGACAGGCCGCGATCGACGCCATCACCGTCGGTGACGAGGACCCCGACTTCGCCGGCGGCAGCTACGTCGCCATCCAGCGCTACGTCCACGACCTGTCGTCGTGGAACGACCTGAGCACGAGCGAGCAGGAAGCCGCGATCGGACGCACCAAGCTCGACAACGTCGAGATGTCCGACGACGTGAAACCGCCCAACTCCCACATCGCCCTCAACAAGGTCGAAGACGAGAACGGCGAGGAGATCGACGTCGTCCGCGACAACATGCCCTACGGCGATGTCTCCGGGAACGGCGAGAACGGCACCTTCTACATCGCCTACTCCGCCGGCCCCGACGTCACCGAGGAGATGCTGCGCAAGATGTTCATCGGCGACCCCCCGGGAACCTACGACCGCCTCCTCGACTTCACCACCGCCGTCACCGGGTCGCAGTTCTTCACCCCGACCCTCGACTTCCTCGAGGACCTGCCGCCCGCACCCGGCGCCGCCGAACCCGCCGCCCAGACCCCGGTCCGCCGCGCCGACGGATCCCTGGGGATCGGTTCCCTGCACTAG